In the Nicotiana tabacum cultivar K326 chromosome 16, ASM71507v2, whole genome shotgun sequence genome, one interval contains:
- the LOC107763878 gene encoding uncharacterized protein LOC107763878 gives MDKVTGTTVGTSATTTTGSSGSSSIFTNYPLMSALIAFALAQSIKLFTSWYKERRWDLKQLVGSGGMPSSHSATVTALAVAIGLQEGFGEALFACALVLACVVMYDATGVRLHAGRQAEVLNQILYELPSEHPLADSRPLRELLGHTPPQVVAGGLLGLMTATAIHFITGWGYRA, from the exons ATGGATAAGGTGACGGGTACAACAGTAGGTACGTCTGCAACAACGACAACGGGGTCTTCTGGGTCATCTTCAATTTTCACTAACTATCCCCTTATGTCTGCTCTCATTGCTTTCGCTCTCGCCCAATCCATTAAGCTCTTCACTTCATG GTACAAGGAAAGACGATGGGATCTTAAGCAACTTGTTGGATCTGGTGGAATGCCGTCATCCCATTCGGCAACTGTAACTGCTCTAGCTGTGGCTATTGGTTTGCAGGAGGGCTTCGGGGAAGCGCTCTTTGCTTGTGCATTGGTTTTAGCGTGTGTG GTCATGTATGACGCCACGGGTGTAAGATTACATGCTGGACGTCAAGCAGAG GTTCTCAATCAAATTTTATATGAACTTCCTTCTGAACATCCTCTTGCAGATAGTAGACCGTTACGAGAACTCCTTGGTCACACTCCTCCTCAG GTTGTTGCGGGTGGATTGTTGGGATTGATGACTGCAACGGCTATTCATTTTATCACCGGCTGGGGATATAGAGCATGA